The DNA segment AGGAGCGATCCCTTGTAGCGGTCTTCGGCGATGCTCGTGACGCCGCGAAGGAGCAGCGGATGGTGGGCGATGACGAGGTCGGCGCCCGACTCGATCGCCTCGTCGACGGTCGCGGCGACTGCGTCGACGACGAAGAGCACACGCCCGATGGATGCCCCGGGGTCGCCCGTCACGAGCCCGGGAGCGTCCCACGGCTCCGCGCCCGCGAGCGGCCAGAGCCGGTCGACGGTCGCGAGCACTTCGGAGAGCGGGACGGTCACCCGCTCAGCCTACCGGCGGGGCGGCGTCCTCGAAGGGCGACGCCGTGCCGGGCGGCGTACGACGGGATTGCGTCACCCTGACTACTCGTGCGAGAGTAGTCGTGTGTCGAGCATCCGTCTGTACATCCTGAGCTCGCTCATCGAGCGCGGGCCGATGCACGGGCACGCCCTGAAGAACCTCGCCGAGCAGGAGCACGTCCACGAGTGGACCGACATCTCCGTCGGCGCCCTCTACGGCGCGCTCAAGCGCATGCACGCAGACGGACTCGTCGCCATCGAGCGCACCGAGCGGGAGGGGAACTACCCGGCCCGCCAGGTCTACGGCATCACCGACGGGGGCATCGCCGCGCTCCGAGACATCCGGGCACGCGCCTTCGCGACGCTCGACAAGACGCCCGACCCCTTCGACCTCGCATTCACGCGACTCGACCCCGACGACCTCGACGGGCTCGGCCCTGCGCTCGTCGCTCGCCGCGACGGGTACCGCGAGCAGCTCGAAGCCGGCCGCGCGAAGATCGAGCACATCGATCAGTACCTCTGGCGCTCCGAGCGACTGGCCCTCGAGCACCGGCTCCACCGGCTCGAGGCCGAGATCGCCTGGCACGACGATCTCATCGCGAGCGTGCCGCTCATCGTCGAAGACGAACGCGAGCGCCGCCGCCGCAAGGGGTCGAAGGGCGACACGCCGCCCGAGGCATCCTGACGCGACATCCTGACCCATCTCCCCACATTCCGCACCAACCCCTGAGGACTCTCATGAGCGATTCCACGACCGCCGAACCGCCTGCCCGAACGCCCTACCCCACCTGGACCGCTCCCCCGGGCGTGACCCCTCGCCGAGCCTGGGCCGCATTCGCCGTCCTGCTCATCGGCGCCTTCATGTCGCTGCTCGACACGACGATCGTGAACGTCGCGCTCCCGACCATCCGCGACGCGATCGACGCCGACGAGGCGACCCTCGCGTGGATCATCTCGGGCTACGCGCTCGCCTTCGGCCTCGCTCTCATCCCGGCCGGCCGCCTGGGCGACCGCTTCGGGCATAAGTGGGTGTTCTTCACCGGACTTGCGATCTTCACGGCCGCGAGCCTCTGGTGCGGACTCGCGCAGGGCCCCGTCGAACTCATCATCGCGCGCGTCGTGCAGGGCCTCGGCGGCGGCATCTTCTTCCCGGCCGTCACTGCATTCGGCCAACTCCTCTTCGCCCCGCAGAAGCGCGGCGCCGCATTCGGCGTCATGGGCGCCGTCATCGGCGTCTCGACGGCGCTCGGGCCCATCGTCGGCGGCCTGCTGATCGAGGCGCTCGGCGACGAGACCGGCTGGCGGTGGATCTTCGCCGTCAACATCCCGATCGGCGTCGTCGCCCTCGTCCTCGCCGCGACCGTGATCCCGGCCGTCAAGGCCGGCCAGAAGGCGGCGACCGACCTCGTCGGCCTGCTCCTCCTCGCCGCGGGCCTCACGGCACTCCTCGTTCCGCTCATCCAGGGCCAAGACGAAGGCTGGCCGCTCTGGACGTTCCTCTCCCTCGCGGGCGGCGTCGTGCTCCTCGTCGCCTTCTGGTTCTGGGAGTCGGCGCTCGCGCGCCGCGGCGTCGTGCCGCTCGTGCCGCCGCGCCTCTTCGCCCACCCGCAGTTCACGGGCGGCACCGTGCTCGCCCTCGTCTACTTCGCGGCGTTCACGAGCATCTTCTTCGTCATCGCGCTCCTCTGGCAGGCCGGACTCGGGCACACGGCGCTCGAGTCGGGCCTCGTGACGATCCCCTTCGCGATCGGCAACATCGTCGGCGCCGCGACGAGCGACCGGCTCGCCCAGCGACTCGGCCGCGGTGTGCTGCTCCTCGGCACCGCCCTCGTCGCCGTCGGGCTCGCCGCCGTGTGGCTCGTCCTCGAACTCGTGCCCGCGGCCGACCTCAACAACTGGCTCCTGCTCGCACCGCTCCTCGTTGCGGGCATCGGCAACGGATTCTTCATCGCCCCGAACGCGCGCTTCATCGTCGCGACGGTCGACGGCAAGGACGCAGGCGCCGCGAGCGGAGTCATCGGCACGGTGCAGCGCATCGGCTCGGCGATCGGCATCGCCGTCGTCTCGAGCGTGCTGTTCGCGGTCGCCGACCTCGGCTCGGTCGGAGACGACATCCAGGCCGCGATGCAGAGCGGCGACTTCTCGTCGCCCGATGCGGCCGCGGCATCCGTGCTCGCCGACCACTTCGTGCCGGCCGCGACGACCGCGCTCGCGCTCAGCGTCGCGTTCGCGGTCATCTCGTTCGCACTCGTGTGGACCCTGCCGAAGCGCGTGTCGCTGCACGGCGCGCCCGATTGAGCTGAGCGTCACGGGGCGCACCGCTGCCGAGGTGTGCTGGAAAGGCTCGTCGACGGATCAGGCCTCACCCTCGTCTATGAGCCAGACCCGCTTAAGCGGGATCTTCGCCTTAATGTCGTCGGGGAGCACTTCGTAGTGCTTGAGGAGCCGTCGAAGGACCTCTTCGGCGTCCCAGACCGCGACCTTGAGCTGCTGCGCCGCGACTTTGTCTCTCGCGTCCTTCGTCAATTCGCTCAAGCTCACAAGCAGCCCGTGGTCCGCGTTGTGCAGACTGACGACGCCGCCAAGCTGATCGAGAACCTGCGACCCGATCGCACCTGCCTGTGCCTTGACCTGCACGATGATCGTCGGGGCAGAGATGCCGAGGACACCCGATCCAGCGATGATGTCGATGCCGCCGTCCTTGCCCTTGGGCGGGACCTTGCACGTCATTCCCTCCGCCTCGAGAAGCGCCGCGACGAGCCCCTGGAATTCGTACCCGTCGAACCGCTCTCGGAGACGGCCGAGGATGCGATCACGTGAGAACTGCTCGATATCCTGCCCGTCGCTGGCGATCGCCTCGTCGGTGTCGACGACATCGTCACCGGCTTTCGGAACCGTCAGCGGCACCCCCGGTCGGGCGCCCGGATCGGCGTCCGCGCCGCCGAGGATCTTGCCGAGGCGATACGCAGCGTCGTTCCGGCTGATCTGGACGACCGTGCTGAACGCGCCAAGCGAGTACAAGAGGTCTTGGTTGATCGCCGTGCGGGCGACGTCGGGGCGTTTCCAATCGACACTCCGGACGTGATTGAGAACGCCCGGGCCAGCGAGGTACTCGTATCCCCCGGTCACTATGCCGAATGCGAGGCGACCTTGCTGCCTGAGCGGGAGCACCACGATGTCTCCGGCTGCCATCCGATTCGCGAAGGCGTTGAGCTGCGCCGCGTAGTTCCCGATCGCTTTCTCTGGCTTGCCCGGCATCGCGGCCGCGAGGAGGAGGCGCATCGATGGAAGGTCGGCCGCCGAGCTGAGGCTGCCGATCTCAGAGAAGTCGACCCCGGTGTACCCGTTCTCGAGCATCCACAAGTCGTATGCCCAGTTCTTCGAACCGCGCACCAGCCAGGCTCTCGGCTCCGTCGTCGCACTCATGCCCTCATCTTGTCAGGCGGCCCCGACTCAGCGCTCAAGTCGCGCACGCGTCGCAGATGCCGGACGCAGGTAGCTGCATGGAGCACGTCGGGCAGAACCGAACCGCGCGGGCCCCCGATCGGCTTGCCATCCCGTTCCCATCGCGAAGCTTGTTCACCGGGTGGGACACCCACCACTCCCGCCCGTCGAACCAGGAGCCGCGATCGACATCGCCGACCGAATCGAGGATCTCCGCCTCGGAGGAGAGTCCACCGGTGTAGCCGAAGTGTATGTGCAGCGTCTTGCCGCCGCCGTTGCGAATCCCCTTGATGTAGCTCAGCGTGGCGATGTCCTCGTAGTGGCTCACGCCGAGGTGATCGACAATCCGCTGCACAAGCCGCAGATTCTCCGTTGGAAACCCGTGGGCACGAAAAGCCTGCTCGAGAGTCTCCCATCGATTCGGCGTGCGTATCGCGGAGGCTGCACGCTGATCCAACTCCGGAGCCGGTTCCTCGAACACGATCCTAGGCTAGTCGAAGTGGGCCCTGCCGGGCTCGAACCGACGACATCCACGGTGTAAGCGTGGCGCTCTACCAACTGAGCTAAAGGCCCCCGCGCCGGAGCGGCGCACGCCAATGCTAGCCGAGCCTCCCTAGACTCACCGCCATGGCGCAGCCGCTGCAGCAGCATCCGAGCCGCACCGCCCTGCCCGAGCATCGCTGGCCTGCCGTCATCATGCTGCTCTTCGCGCTCGCGCTCTACGCACTCCTGCCGGGGCAGATCCTGGGGCCGCAGCGCTACCTCGTCGTCGCGTTCGGCGTCGCGCTCATGGTGCCGCTCGTCGCCGTGAACCCGCACCGGCTGACCCGGCAGACCCGATGGAGTCGCGCGATCTCGGTCGCGTTCGCGCTCGGACTCGTGATCACCAACCAGGTCACGCTGCTGCTGCTGATCTTCGCGCTCGTGAGCGGCGGGCGGGATGCTCCGGGGTTGCTGCTCGGCGCACTGCAGGTGTGGGTGGTCAACGTCATCGGCTTCACGACCCTCTTCTGGGAGCTCGATCGCGGCGGACCGGTCATCCGTACGACCTCGGCCCGTGCCGACTTGCCCCCGCCGACTTCCGCTTCCCGCAGGACGAGGACGACGACGCCGTCGCAGAGGTGGCGGCGAGGTCGTCCGCCGTGCGCGACTGGACGCCGCGCTTCGTCGACTACTTCTATTCGACGCTCTCGAACTCGATGGCCTTCAGCGCGACCGACGCAATGCCGCTCTCGCCGCGGTTCAAGCTCCTCATGGCGCTGCAGGCGTTCGGGAGCTTCCTGATCCTCGCGCTCGTCATCGCGCGGTCGGTCAACATCCTCGATTGAGGAGTGGCCGGCACCGAGGCATCCGGATGTCTCGCACCGACCGCCTACGCGACCGCCGCGAGCGCTTCGCGGTACGCCGAGAGCGGGCGCGGCTCGCCCGGTGCGCTCGCGAAGCTCGCCTTCACGAGCCCGTCGGTGCCGATGAGGAACGTCGCGCGAGCGGCCGCCCCGGCGTCTTCCCGGAACGCGCCGAACGACTGCGCCACGGCGCCGTGCGGCCAGAAGTCGCTGAGGAGCGGGAAGTCGTAGTGCTGCTCGGCCGCCCACGCGCGCAGGGTGTGCTTGGAGTCGACCGAGATGCCGACGAGCTGCACCGATGCGTCGTCGAAGATCGCGATGTTGTCGCGCAGTTCGCAGAGTTCGCCGTGGCAGATGCCCGAGAAGGCGAGCGGGAAGAACACGAGGGCGACCGGGCGTTCGGCGTGCAGTTCGGAGAGCTTGCGAAGAGCGCCGAACTGGTCGACGAGGGCGAAGTCGGGCGCAACGGCTCCGGGCTGCAGGATCATTGTGGGATTCCTCTACGTCGAGACGATTCGCCCCCAGCGTAGCTGTGACCCTCCACTGTCCGAGAGTCACTAGGATGACTTGGTGCCCACCATGACCGCGACCCGGTCATCACGCGTGCGCACGATTGCAACGCAGGCATCCCCTGCTGAAGAGAGAGGTCGAGTGTGACTGTCAACGACCAGGATCCGTATTCGGTCGAGGCTCTGGACTCGGACCCCGAGGAGACCGGCGAGTGGGCCGAGTCCCTCGATGCGGTCGTCGAGGCGAAGGGCCACCAGCGCGGCCGTGAGATCATGCTCAGCCTGCTCAAGCGCTCGAAAGAACTCCACCTCGGCGTGCCGATGGTGCCCACCACCGACTACCTGAACACGATCGCTCCCGAGAACGAGCCCGAGTTCCCCGGCGACGAAGAGATCGAGCGCCGCTACCGGGCCTGGATCCGCTGGAACGCCGCCGTGCTCGTCCACCGCGCGCAGCGCCCCGACATCGCCGTCGGCGGCCACATCTCGACCTACGCGTCGAGCGCCGCGCTCTACGAGGTCGGCTTCAACCACTTCTTCCGCGGCCAGGACCACCCCGGCGGCGGCGACCAGGTCTTCTACCAGGGCCACGCCTCCCCCGGCATGTACGCCCGCGCGTTCCTCGAGGGCCGACTGAGCGCCGACCAGCTCGACGGCTTCCGCCAAGAGAAGTCGCACGCGCCCTACGGCCTCTCGTCGTACCCGCACCCGCGACTCATGCCCGACTTCTGGCAGTTTCCGACCGTGTCGATGGGCCTCGGGCCCATCAACGCGATCTACCAGGCGCAGCTCAACAAGTACCTCACCAACCGCGGCATCAAGGATGCCTCCGACCAGCACGTGTGGGCGTTCCTCGGCGACGGCGAGATGGACGAGGTCGAGAGCCGCGGCCAGCTCCAGGTCGCAGCCAACGAAGGCCTCGACAACCTCACGTTCGTCGTCAACTGCAATCTGCAGCGACTCGACGGCCCCGTGCGCGGCAACGGCAAGATCATCCAGGAGCTCGAGAGCTTCTTCCGCGGCGCCGGCTGGAACGTCATCAAGGTCATCTGGGGCCGCGAGTGGGACGACCTCATCGAGCGCGACCACGACGGCGCCCTCCGCAACCTCATGAACGTCACCCCCGACGGCGACTACCAGACCTACAAGGCCGAGTCGGGCGCGTACGTCCGCGAGAACTTCTTCGGCCGCGACCCGCGCGCGCTCGCCCTCGTCGAGCACCTCACCGACGACGAGGTGTGGGGCTTGAAGCGCGGCGGCCACGACTACCGCAAGGTCTACGCCGCCTTCAAGGCTGCCACCGAGCACAAGGGCCAACCGACGGTCATCCTCGCGAAGACCATCAAGGGCTACGGCCTCGGTCCCGCCTTCGAGGGTCGCAACGCGACCCACCAGATGAAGAAGATGACGCTCGGGAACCTCAAGACGTTCCGCGACACGATGCGCATCCCCATCAGCGACGCCCAGCTCGAAGAGAACCCCTACCTCCCGCCGTACTTCCACCCGGGCGAGGGCGACGAGGCGATCCAGTACCTGCAGGAGCGCCGCCGCGCGCTCGGCGGCTACACGCCCGAGCGCCGCCGCACCCACACCGAGATCTCGCTGCCCGACGACTCGGCGTACGCGATCGCGAAGAAGGGCTCGGGCACGCAAGAGATCGCGACGACGATGGCGTTCGTCCGTCTCCTGAAGGACCTCATGCGGTCCAAGGAGTTCGGCAACCGGATCGTCCCGATCATCCCCGACGAGGCCCGCACGTTCGGCATGGACGCGTTCTTCCCGAACGCGAAGATCTACAACCCGAACGGCCAGCACTACACATCGGTCGACCGCGAGCTCCTCCTCGCCTACAAAGAGAGCCCGCAGGGCCAGATCGTCCACGTCGGCATCAACGAGGCCGGCGCGCTCGCCGCGTTCACCGCGGTCGGTACGTCGTACTCGACGCAGGGCGAGCCGCTCATCCCGATCTACGTCTTCTATTCGATGTTCGGGTTCCAGCGCACGGGCGACGCGATCTGGGCGGCAGGCGATCAGATGGCGCGCGGCTTCATGATCGGCGCGACGGCCGGCCGCACGACCCTCACGGGCGAAGGACTCCAGCACGCCGACGGCCACTCGCTGCTCCTCGCGGCGACGAACCCCGCGGTCGTCTCGTACGACCCCGCGTACGGCTACGAGATCGGGCACATCGTGCGCTCGGGCCTCGACCGCATGTACGGCGGTCAGCACCCCGACCCCAACGTCATGTACTACCTCACGGTGTACAACGAGCCGATCGTGCAGCCGGCCGAGCCCGAGGGCGTCGACGTCGAGGGCATCGTGCGAGGCATCCACCGCATCGCCGAGGGTCAGGCGCAGGGCCCCAAGGCCCAGCTGCTCGCGTCGGGCGTCTCGGTTCCGTGGATCCTCGAGGCTCAGCAGCTCTTGGCTGAAGACTGGGGCGTCTCGGCGGATGTCTGGAGCGTCACGAGTTGGTCCGAGCTGAGCCGTGACGGCCAGGCCGCCGACGAGCACAACTTCCTGAACCCGGGCGCGGAGCGCCGGGTGCCGTACCTCACGCAGAAGCTCTCCGGAGCATCCGGCCCGTTCGTCGCGGTGTCCGACTTCATGCGCGGCGTGCAGGAGCAGATCCGCGCCTACGTGCCTGGCCAGTACGCGACGCTCGGCGCCGACGGGTTCGGGTTCTCCGACACCCGCCCCGCCGCGCGCCGGTTCTTCAAGATCGACGGGCCGTCGGTCGTCGTCCGCACGCTCCAGCTCCTCGCGGAGCGCGGCGAGGTCGACCCGTCGCTGGCCGCCCAGGCGATCGAGAAGTACCGCCTGTACGACGTGAACGCGGGAACGACCGGTTCGGCCGGCGGCGAGAGCTGACGGGCGAACACGAGTTGGCGACGAAGCCCCGGACGAAAGCGGAAACGCTCGCGTGGTTGCGCACCATCGCGGGTGAGCTGGCGACCCAGACGCTCAAGCGGCTGGAAGACACGCTCCCGTGGTACGGCGACATGCCGCCGAGCCGTCGTTCCGCTGTGGGGCTCGTCGCCCAGGCCGGAATCACGTCGTTCATCGCGTGGTTCGACGACCCGCGGTCGACGCCGTGGATCGCGGCCGACGTGTTCGGCGCGGCGCCGCGTGAGCTCCTCCGCTCGGTGAGCCTGCAGCAGACGCTGCAGCTCATCCGGGTGACGGTCGAGGTCGTCGAGGAACGCATCAAAGACGGCGGCGAAGACCTCCGCGAGGCGATCCTGCTGTACTCGCGCGAGATCGCGTTCGCCGCGGCCGACGTGTACGCCCGCGCCGCCGAGGCCCGCGGGCTGTGGGATGCGCGTCTCGAGGCGCTCGTCGTCGACTCGATCCTCTCGGGCGAGTACGACGACGAGCTCCCGAGTCGCATCGCGGCGCTCGGATGGCACGGTCACGGCGAGGTCGCGGTGCTCGTCGGCACGGCGCCGAAGCAGTTCGACGTCGACCAGGTGCGCCGCGCCGCCCGGCACATGCACGCCGACGTGCTCGTCGGTGTGCAGGGCAACCGGCTCGTCGTCGTCATCGGCCGCTCCGAGCCGCGCGGGCGCGACGGCGCCGAGGGCGAGGAGACGATCGGCACTGCCCCCGCGCTGACCTTCATCGAGATCGCGACCGAGCTCGAGCAGTACTTCGGCACCGGGCATCTCGTCCTCGGGCACGAGGTGCCGAATCTCGTCGACGCCTCGAAGAGCGCCCGTGCGGCGCTCGCCGGCTTCGCCGTCGCTCGCTCGTGGCGGAACGCGCCGCGGCCGGTGCACGCCGACGACCTGCTGCCCGAGCGCGCCCTCGCGGGCGACCCGCTCGCGAAGGCGACGCTCGTGCACCGCATTTACCGGCCGCTCCAGGCGCACTCGACCGAACTGCTGACGACTCTGTGGAGCTACCTCGACAACGGTCGCTCGCTCGAGGCGACGGCGCGCGAGCTCTTCGTGCACCCCAACACCGTGCGGTACCGGTTGAAGCGCGTCTCCGACGTCATCGGCTGGGATGCCACGGGGGCGCGCGAAGCGCTTATCCTGCAGTGCGCGCTCATCGTCGGCTCGATGAGCGACCACGAGGTCTCGCCGCGCCGTCGGCCGCGCGGCTGACGCTCGGGCGGGCATTCTGTACCCCACGCACAAGCCTTCTGCGTAGAGCTTGTCGCGTGGGCACACCCCCGAGCGCGCCGTGATTGGCAAACTGGGGAGGTGATCGTCGTCGTCTGCCCGGGTCAGGGCTCGCAAACCCCCGGCTTCCTCGCTCCTTGGCTCGCCGAGCCCGCATTCGCCGAGCGCCTCGCCGCGCTCTCCGACGCCGCCGAGGTCGACCTCGCACTGCACGGCACCGAGAGCGACGCCGACACGATCCGTGACACCTCGATCGCCCAGCCGCTCATCGTGGCCGCCGGCATCCTGACGCTCGACGCCGTGCTCGCAGGCGACCGCCGCTCGCGCGTCGGCGGGGTCGCCGGTCACTCGGTCGGCGAGATCACGGCGGCCGCCGCGACGGGCGTCTTGAGCGATACCGACGCGATGCGGTTCGTCGCGGCGCGAGGTCGCGCGATGGCGGATGCCGCAGCCGAGGTCGCGACGGGCATGAGCGCCGTGCTCGGCGGAGACGAGGCCGAGCTTCTCGCGAAGCTCGCCGGACTCGGGCTCGAGCCCGCGAACTTCAACGGCGGCGGCCAGATCGTCGTCGCGGGCGCCCTCGATGCGCTCGAGCAACTGAAGGCCGAACCTCCGGCGGGTGCGCGAGTCATCCCACTGCAGGTCGCAGGCGCCTTCCACACGCGCTACATGGCGTCCGCGGTCGACCGCCTCGCGGCCGTCGCGGCCGAACTCTCCCCCGCCGACCCGACGCTCCCGCTGTGGACCAACCGCGACGGTTCGCTCGTCTCGAGCGGCGCGGCGTTCCTCGACCTCCTCGTGGGGCAGGTGTCGTCGCCCGTCCGCTGGGACCTCGACATGGAGGCGTTCGGCGCCGCGGGCGTCACCGGCATCATCGAACTCGCGCCCGCAGGCGCCCTCGTGGGGCTCGCCAAGCGCGGACTCAAGGGCGTGCCGACGGTGGCCGTGAAGACCCCCGACGACCTCGCAGCGGCGCACGCCCTGCTCGACGACGCGGCGTGATCCGTACGCGCCCCGCCGACCCGAGAGAAGAAAGCCGAGCATGACCACCACCCCCACGCTTCAGCAATCCCACGGCCCCGCGTTCACGCGCATCTACGCGATGGGCGCCGCACGCGGCGAGCACGCCGTTCCCAACGACGACCTCGTCGGCCCGATCGACTCGTCCGACGAGTGGATCCGCCAGCGCACGGGCATCGTGACGCGCATGCGCGCGGGCGCCGACGTGCAGGCCGTCGACCTCGCGACGGAGGCCGGCCGCGAGGCGATCGAGCGCTCGGGCGTTTCTCCCGAGCTCATCGACCTCGTCATCGTCGCGACCATCTCGAACGTCCAGCAGACGCCGTCGATCGCGGCGGTCGTCGCCGACCGGGTGGGAGCGAACCCCGCGGCCGCTTACGACATGAACGCGGCCTGCGCCGGGTACGCCTACGCGGTCACCCAGGCCGACGCGCTCATCCGTACGGGTGTCGCGCGCTACGCGCTCGTCATCGGCGCCGAGAAGCTCTCCGACGTCGTCGACCCGACCGACCGCAGCATCTCGTTCCTCCTCGGCGACGGCGCCGGCGCCGCGGTCATCGGCCCGAGCGACACCCCCGGCATCTCGCGAGCGGTGTGGGGCTCCGACGGGTCGAAGGCCGACGCGGTGGGCATGAACCACACGCTCACCGAGTTCCGCGATGGCGCCTCGGAGTGGCCGACACTCCGTCAGGAGGGCCAGACGGTCTTCCGCTGGGCGGTCTGGGAGATGGCGAAGGTCGCGAAAGAGGCGTTGGATGCCGCGGGCGTCGGCCCGGGCGACCTCGCCGCCTTCATCCCCCACCAGGCGAACATGCGCATCATCGACGAGTTCGCCAAGCAGTTGAAGCTTCCCGAGACGGTGGCGATCGCGCGCGACATCGAGACGACCGGCAACACGTCGGCCGCTTCGATTCCGCTCGCGACCCACAGACTGCTCGAGGAACACCCCGAGCTCTCGGGCGGCCTCGCCCTGCAGATCGGATTCGGTGCCGGCCTCGTGTTCGGCGCCCAGGTCGTGGTTCTTCCCTGAGCCGCATCCACCCGTCCACCTAGACTGTGTCTCGGTCAAACGAGACACACCCCCTCGCAAGGAGAAAAACCATGGCGCTGTCCACCGAAGAAGTCCTCGCCGGCCTGGCCGAGCTCATCAACGACGAGACCGGCATCGCGACCGACACCGTCGAGCTGGACAAGTCGTTCACCGACGACCTCGACATCGACTCGATCTCGATGATGACGATCGTCGTCAACGCCGAGGAGAAGTTCGACGTGAAGATCCCCGACGAAGAGGTCAAGAACCTCAAGACCGTCGGCGACGCCGTCAGCTTCATCGTCAAGGCCCAGGACTAGTCGTCCACGGGCGGGCGCTCCGGCGCCCGCCCGCAGGTCGATCCCCGTTTCCCTCCCCCGGAGTGTTTTCGTTATGACCAAGAACATCGTCGTCACGGGCGTCGGCGCGTCCTCGCCCATCGGCGGCACCGCACCCGAGAGCTGGGAAGCGCTGCTCGCCGGCACGTCGGGCGCCCGCACGCTCGAACACGACTGGGTGGCCGAGTACGCGCTGCCCGTCACCTTCGCGGCCGAGGCCCTCGTGCGCCCCGACACCGTGCTCGAGCGCCCGGTGGCGAAGCGCCTCGACCCCTCTGCGCAGCTCGCGCTCGTGGCTGCGATGGAGGCCTGGGCCGACGCCGGCTCCCCCGAAGTCGATCCCGAACGTCTCGGCGTCGAGTTCGCGACCGGTATCGGCGGGGTGTGGACCCTGCTCGACGCCTGGGACACGCTTCGTGAGAAGGGCCCGCGTCGGGTGCTGCCCATGACGGTGCCGATGCTCATGCCGAACTCGGCGTCCGGCAACCTCTCTCTGCACTTCGGCGCCCGCGCCTTCGCCACGACGGTCGCGAGCGCATGCGCGTCGAGCACCGAATCGATCGCGAACGCCGTCAAGCATCTGCAAGACGGACTCGCCGACGTCGTGATCGCGGGTGGTGCCGAATCGGCGATCCACCCGATCACGATCGCGTCGTTCGCGTCGATGCAGGCGCTCTCCAAGCGCAACGACGACCCGGCGACGGCTTCGCGACCGACGAGCATCGACCGCGACGGCTTCGTCATGGGTGAGGGCGCGGGTGTCCTCATCCTCGAGACCGAGGAGCACGCGAAGGCGCGCGGAGCCAAGATCTACGGCTATGTCGCGGGCGGCGGCGTCACTGCCGACTCGTACCACATCACGGCGAACGACCCCGAGGGTCGCGGTGCCGCCCGCGCCGTGAGGCTCGCGCTCGAGCAGGCCGGCGCCTCGCCCGACGACGTGACGCACATCAACGCCCACGCGACCTCGACGCCGGTCGGCGACCCGAACGAGTACCAGGCGCTCAAGGCCGTCTTCGGCGACCGCATCGACGACATCCCGGTGTCGGCGACGAAGGCTTCGACCGGGCACCTCCTCGGCGGCACCGGTGCGCTCGAGGCGATCTTCACGATCCTCGCCCTCCGCGACCGCAAGGCGCCGCCGACGATCAACATCACCGAGCAAGACCCCGAGGTGCCGTTCCGCGTCTCGGGGGACGCGCAAGACCTCGGAGCGGGCGACCAGCTCGCGATCTCGAACTCGTTCGGCTTCGGCGGGCACAACGCGGTCATCGCGTTCCGCTCGGCCTGAGGCAGCGCGTCGCAGACATGAAGCGGCCCCGGCGATCCATCGCCGGGGCCGCTTCATCGCGGTGCGGGGTTTCGCTCGTGCGCCGACCGGGTTCTCCTCACCGATCTTCGCGTCGCGCCACGGCCCGCGCCGCGGGCTTCATCCGACCCGATGCATCCAGACCACCGGGGCGAAGTCGTTCGCATGACGGAAGGGTTCGAGTTCGTCGTCCCATGCCTGCCCGAGGGCGAGGCGGAGTTCGCGGTGGAGCTCGACGGCGTCGTTCGCAGCGATCTCCATGGCGTAGCGCACTCGGTCTTCGGGGATGACGGTGTTGCCGGCCGTGTCGGTCTGTGCGAAGAACACGCCGAGTTCGGGGGTGTGCATCCAGCGTGCGCCGTCGGAGCCGGGCGTGGGGTCTTCGCTCACCTCGTAGCGGAGTTGCTCCCAGCCGCGAAGCGCCGACGCGATGCGCGCTCCGTCGC comes from the Agromyces protaetiae genome and includes:
- a CDS encoding DUF3145 domain-containing protein, translated to MGEKVTRAECAARGVLFVHSSPRAMCPHVEWAVGRATGVPVNFEWLEQPVLRGTLRAEFAWEGRVGDGARIASALRGWEQLRYEVSEDPTPGSDGARWMHTPELGVFFAQTDTAGNTVIPEDRVRYAMEIAANDAVELHRELRLALGQAWDDELEPFRHANDFAPVVWMHRVG
- a CDS encoding beta-ketoacyl-[acyl-carrier-protein] synthase family protein, yielding MTKNIVVTGVGASSPIGGTAPESWEALLAGTSGARTLEHDWVAEYALPVTFAAEALVRPDTVLERPVAKRLDPSAQLALVAAMEAWADAGSPEVDPERLGVEFATGIGGVWTLLDAWDTLREKGPRRVLPMTVPMLMPNSASGNLSLHFGARAFATTVASACASSTESIANAVKHLQDGLADVVIAGGAESAIHPITIASFASMQALSKRNDDPATASRPTSIDRDGFVMGEGAGVLILETEEHAKARGAKIYGYVAGGGVTADSYHITANDPEGRGAARAVRLALEQAGASPDDVTHINAHATSTPVGDPNEYQALKAVFGDRIDDIPVSATKASTGHLLGGTGALEAIFTILALRDRKAPPTINITEQDPEVPFRVSGDAQDLGAGDQLAISNSFGFGGHNAVIAFRSA